The window CAGGTCTGACAAACCACTCCAGCAGCTCACGGTTTGTATCTGACATACAATGGGAAGATGTTTCATTCCCACTTATGGGGCAAAAGCTCTTATATTTGCTCAGTAGTCTTGCTGAGAGAAGCACTGACCCTCACATGTCAGGATCAGGAGCTCTGGTATAAACTGCCGTTGCTCGGGGCTGCAAGCTGCACAGTTATGCACAGCAAATGAGTTGTTTCATTCACGACATATTGAACGTGGCCAGTTGGCAGCAAGAGATGACGGCAAATTCCAGTTTGTGCATGATCTTCTTTTATTGCAAGAAAATCTGGTCACTTTTCTGTGATTTCCAGATTTTGTACAGCCTGTGAGGAAAAATATTATGCACCTCCAATCACAATTATTGACTGTCTCTGGGTTTTTCCATGTGCACAGAATCTTACTTAAGTACGTTTTATCACATGAACGATTTCAAATATTTCTGTCACTAGACAACACCAGGGGAATCACTGGGttaaaggggttttttttgcattcagaCATCTGTTGCTGCTAAACAGTTCACATATCACATTATGAACTGCACTGTGATGAAATTGAttgtttaattacattttttaatgcaGCACAAAATCCCAACatacattattatttttctgaagTTGGCAAAAGTCAAAAGATAAAGGAATCTACAAGAATCTCACTGGGTCATTCAGACTGAATGCAGAGAGGAACTTCCTggtttttatgttattttccGCAACTTTCTTGCTCTTTAAACGTATATTTTACAAATTGCATGTATTTGTTCTTATTccagaaataaaatattttactcAATGATTGTAAGAATGAACATTTCCCATGAAAACACTGTATAATGTGTCGttactgtattttcatttttgttattaatgacaaagaaaaaaaaggtacaaaacatgaacacatttcCATTTGTCTTATCATAATATGAACATGTTTTCAAGATGCTTTTTGCCGCTAATATTTCAAATTTCAGCAACACTATCAAAACTACcttcttcactttctctctcgGTGCCAGAAACCTGACGTCTATACCTGCTTGCAGACATCCGTCTTATTTGTCTGAGCGACGATGCTGCAGCCTAATAGTATTACAGGATAAGGTAATGGGAGGGAAGCCAGTGGGTCTAATTGTGTCGTCAGCCTCAATAAAACTCAAGATTACAGGGAGACTCCGGTCGTCTCACATGACTGAATGGACGGGAATAGACACGGTAAGGACGGACAGTCTGCAAGAGATCCTGCAGGTGAACACACATAGTGCTGGAAacgtgaggaaaaaaaatgatcgCACATGTACAAAATATTGGGAGCTTTTTTTCCATTCAGTTGGTTGAGGTTGTTGAGGTCTTTCTGTGcagagattgcatgttctcccttcaTGCATTGACTGCAGCAGATCTCAACCATGGGATGAATTGgcaaagaaaatgaatggatttaTGGGTGAAATGGAAGAAACTTCTGCTGTCTGAAGACTGCTTCTCGAAACGAATCAAAAGGATTAATGAAATTGGAAACCGCTTCTGATTACTTAATATGTCAAGCATCTCAAAGTTCTCACCAAACTTGCAAAACTGTTTCACAGTAAATGTTTCAAAAGTGATGAGAGATAAGTGAAGCCAGTGCTCTCTGCACGTTTATCATTGGGGAAAGTTTTTTTACAGCTTTGCTTGAACATTTGCTTGACCTTTTACAAGAAGGACGTGTTTATTCATCTGAAGGCTCTGCAGGCTGCGGAGGGCGGAGTCACACGTTCACCGGAAATGTAATCACTTTATGGCATTCGGCTCTATAGCTCCACATTCTGGAAAGGCAGGACGGCCACCTATTATCACCGTCCATTATTCCACAACTGTTTCACATGAAGAATGAGAAGTGCAGTGGGCTTTGTGCAAATAAATTTGCATAAAATTTGAAAACTACAAAAGCTACTCCTTACTTTCAtctaaaagtttaaaagttgGATGACCTTGAAGTGAAGGACAACACACATGCTTTGGTCAATTTATGGTCCACAAACGGACACGCTGGGCATGttatttcccaacttcaggcgttgacgcctgcaacgcgtgacgcgcgtcgccaacgctcgaaacgctcggaaagcgacactcgaaaagcgcctgacgcgcgttaggtgcgttgaagctcgtccaccatagactttgaatgtaacagcgacgcccgtgacgcttgcaacgcgtccggtgtgaacgctaCTTTGGACATGACTCTTCCAGTGATTGTCCTGCCTTCATGGAAGAATTATCAAAAGCCAGATTCTAAAATGATAAAGAACAAAGAGCAAGAACCGTTAagagagaaatggaaaaaaagaaaaacaagtagGACTAATGTGTTGCcgtcagcagagcagctgaaagcaATAAATCAGTCACTGGTATCACCAATGTCATCATTATAGGTTATAAAGCTAGAAGTACCGAACAGATATTAAATGGGATACGACCATGTGAGTCAATACCCTTGACATCTTTCCAGACGTAATCGCTTCCAATTAGCGCACATCCTCCACAACGTGAAGGAACGGGTCATACATGTACCATTTGGACAAACTGCCAAGCATTACATCACCGGAGGGCTGCGGTCCGTTCAGCAGCCGAGGTTTCAGAGCACAAACCCAGGAGATTCTTctggattttcaaaataaatgatcacGATAAAAGTGACATTGAGAAGCACACGCATGGTTAATGAGCATCTTCTGGGCCTCCAGGCCAGGTGTTTATCTCAATGTGAGTTTCGGCCTTGAGCCTTTGCAGCAGTCTCATACCAGCCTCCAGATCAGGACATCCTTACCCCATCACCAAGGCTGATTGTATCTTTCAAACAATCTGCTGGTTGATACACAGTGACTATATAAACCCCCCCAGGTCCACCTCTCCAGTCACCTCACCTCTCCGCTCCAGCCGGGTTAGCTGCAGCACACGACACCATGCCTCCTGCTAAGACTCTGCTGTGtctgatggcggcggcgctggccgCGGCGTCCGTGGTTCATGCACAGGACAGGATTAAGATGTGTGGGCGAGAACTGATCCGTCTGGCGGTCTCATCCTGTGGGAACTCCCGGCTCAGGAGGAGCGTGCCGGACAGCTGGGCCGTCACCGAACTGGACCAGCATCGCTTCGCCCTCCACTGTAAGCACTTTGTGTCAAACTCTTTTCTGACTGGAGTTTTTCAGTGTTCATTGATTAATCCCGGATATTGCACATCTGTACAGGGGACCGtggctctgctgctgaggagcaCCAGGCGTCAGAGGCTCCACAGTTCAATGGGGGGAAGGATGTCCGCTCCCCGGCCCCTCACTGGTACCCCGTGTCCTTTCGGGTCAGGCGGGCTGTTGGAAAGATATCTGACATTTGCTGCGAGAAAGGATGCAGCCTGAAGGAGCTGATACAGTTTTGCTAGACGGAGCTCAACACTTGTCCCACGTTTTGGGAACACGGTGAATTAAAAGGTTGTCTTCAGCCTCTGATGTGAAAGAGACCTTCACCTTGTTGTATAATCTTTGAATAATCAAAATCGCTTTGCTAAACTGCTGCGGACGAGGTGAACTGTGCACAGGAACTATTAATATCACTTGATcttgttcagtttttcttctgtatCATGtgatagaaaaacacacaaaatcaaaatgtacacagacagagacacacatgaTTGCTTTGTATTAATGTAAATtataaattaagattttaaaatGCTACACTGATGAGTAACCTGTAATAAAACATCTGGCGATTATCACAGTGCGTTCAGAAAACCTTCTGATGAGTGAAATCAGTGCAGAGCTTCAATGGTAATTCTTGTTCTTGGCTtggttttctttgcattttcacttttaacaACACTTAGTGCTCCTATTTTAATTCAACATTTGCCAGCTATATAGCAGAATGAGCTTGTGTTACTAAGGCAAAATACCTTGGATTTCATCTGTCTGGGAGAACTTCgagactgtggaaggaaaccgaGGTGCCTGGAGAATAACCACATCTGCATAGGAAGAAcaagcaaactgcacacagaggaGCCTCGAAGCCCAATCTGAACTGAAACCAGTGAAATTCTCGTTATGCCCAAACATGTCAGGCATTCTACTCACTccttagaaaaataaataaataaataatcaaaatatATCGATAAACAACAAtcaaactgattttactttGCAGGCCGGTAAAGATCAATTTCAGCAGGACGGTTGGTAAACTTGTAAATATTGGCGACCGTGTGTGTCTTACTTGAGGAGCTTCGCCAGAAACACGCGTCAATtcaacacatcaacacacacacacacacacacacacacacacacacactgtgtgtgtttgtcattctTAATTAAGATAATTAAACCTGTGAGGAAATGAACCTTGAAATTGCAAATGGTTTAATTGAACCTGATTATGTGTTGAAGCATAAACATGTGTGGGCAGAAACATAGAGGCTACAGGCCCTGAATCAGAGTCCAGTGTGCTTCTGCTTCACAACTCCGCTTCCTTCTCTGATGGGCCCAAATGGGATTGAGGAGATGAGCCTGGCTTCAGCCTCACAATAACAGAAATCATTTATGTAGCCCAGCCAGTTTCCCACACTGAAGAGTGTTTAATTCTCTCAATGGATAATCAAATGCAGGGCTGATTATCTGCCACTCTTTACTGCAGCCTGCACTAAATGACTCCTAATAGCAAATGAAATCAGCCTTCAGTGACTGATTGGTTCATTTGTTTTAATCGGCACGGGATGGATTGCGTGTACATACAATTAGTTTTTCTGTAATTGGTTTTATTTGTAGCCTtttcagacaaaacacacaaagatgaGCGTTAAATTTGAACCTTCTTATTAGTAGATCATTTTGTTTGGAAGGTTTTTAACTGGAGACACTCAGAGAACACAGTGTTCTGATGAGGTTTCAAACAATGCACCCGATTCAGCAAAATGCTTCTTCCTGTGCAATTGATTCTAGAAAACCTTTCTAAACAATGAGCTAAAGTGTTCTTGCCTCATGCActctttgcaaaaaaaaaacaaggaggaaagattagaattcattcattcatccgtTCACTTTCTATCCCAGTTTACAGAGGGAGAAGGtgcaaactgcagaaacaaagtCTTTGCCTGGACTCGAATCCACACGTGTGAATCATTACAAAACCATCTGACCCCTACAAACcatgacttaaaaaaatacagcataATCACTGGTGTGTTTCCAAAGAAATGTTATCTGAATGAAACATTTACCCAGCATGATGGCaagaagaaacattttcaaCCATTGTAAATGAGTGTAGAgaatacattttgaaatactgtagaaaataagaaaaatcccCTGAAAATTATgataataagaaaataaaaattaaaaagaaaatccatttttttgtaaaatttaTCAGAAGAATTACGGACCTGGTCAGGAGGGAGTTGATCTGAAGGTGCCTTTGCTCCCTCAAAATATTAAAAGACATTGCATCATTTAATCCAGCTGTTGGCTGACACCTGGATGTTCCTCCTTATGCTGTGCCTCTCAGGGTGCGGCTGGCATTTTAAATATCCCAGAGTTCAAGAGGTCAGCGACCGTTCTCATTTCAAGCTCATTTTCTTAAACAGGCTGCAGAAATCAGATACAACAGAGCTCTCAAGCTTTTGAAAACCAAGCTAGTTTGTTCGCTTTTCAAACTGTGTTTATTGTCTTATTTGCTCTCATGAGTGGTAAAAGCTTGACGTGGTGGCAGTATGGATGCAGTGCCTCCTGTCAGCCAGCAGAGGGTGACAGATATCTGACTTGCAGCTCTGTTGGCCTTCCTGCCTCTCGCCTGAGACCGGCCTCCTGAGGGCAGAGAGTTGCTCCATTCTGCCAATGTGAGAGTGTTTTAGGTCTCAGCGTTACTGTAGCGGGCTCAGCCGCGTCACGtgcatctcctccatctctcagAGCTCATTACAGTAAAAACGCTCAATCACCTCAAGTGATCCTTTAACTCCTTGTCATAAGAGGAGAAATGTGATCAGAGGACACTTCCAGGCCTCTGCCGTCTCCGTCAAGTGCCAGAGTGAGACGCTCAGGCCACTTCCGATGGTTTCTTCTAAAACCCTGCTTGTCAGCCGAAGAAAGCTGCTAATCCAAATACAGGAAGTGGAATAAAAGTCCCCGATTCGTCTTCATGTCTCGCTCTTTGTGTCAAGTTTCAGTGAGCAGGAAAACCAACAGGACGGACATGAACGTTCAATGAACGGgaggcccacacacacacacacacacacacaaacacacacacacacaggcaggagaGTGTACGTGCACCGGTGGGTGTCAATTTGCATGTAAATGAAATGGCACTCAGTGCCCTTGTTTCGAACAGTAAAAGTGTCAAGGCTAAAAATGTaatatcgtgtgtgtgtgtgtgtgtgtgtgtgtgtgtgtgtgtgtgtgtgtgtgtgtgtgtgtgtgtgtgtgtgagtgctctGAAAAACAGTACGTGTGTGGGTGTAAGATCGGGGGAACCCATTTAAAGTCCGAGGCCACAGTCCTCTTTAAAAGCGTGTTCTTTTACACCCAGAGTGGATTGTGTGTCGTGTTCTGGAGCCAGTGggaacttgtgtgtgtgtgtgtgtgtgtgtgcagaggggAGCGGGAACCAGGAGGGGGACGGACAGGTTTcctcacagcaggaagtctgCAATGCTGTCGTTGGAGGAATCCTCAGGAGCCATGTCTGAGTCTCAGGTGGTGGAACAGGACCGTTGGTGGTTCCTCTTGTAGACTTGGTCTCGAGTGGCGCTGAAtagcgtgtgtgagtgtgtttcctaTATTTTACAAGTTTTCAGGGGCCTAACAGTCACTGCACTTATCTGACCTATTTGACAAACGTGTATGTATTTGAGGTTTATGCTCGAACATGACATCAACATGGTCAGAGTgtccagcttttattttttaaaatagctGTTTAGGAACTATTAGAaacagggttgccagatctgacagATAAAACCAAGTCAATAAGTCCAACTCAGAATTCCTCTAGAAAACCCAgctaaaataatgaaatcatcACATGCgtataaaaactaaaacaaaatatttgatAAATACACAAAGCTTTTCGACtgccaaagaagaagaagaagaagaagaagaagaagaagaagaagaagaagaagaagaagaagcacaaagAGTGCAACCAAAAGGCTCACACTGGCTGATTATAGTAAGCATCATAATGTAATCCAGTACTTGCAGTTGGCAGCACCTAATATCTGATTGTTCTTCCTCCAGGAAGTTCTGGagaaaaaacttttatttttttaataagcaACTAACCCTCCTTACTCTTTAAACTTGAAACAAATGACCCTTTATTAAACTAACAAAGATAATTAAATAGATTGCTATTACATTCTGTTGAACTTTGCAGAAGCAAACTAAAGTTTTCAAAATCACCTcagttggcttttttttttcctcctggaaTTTAAGAAATAAAACCACAGAACCAGAAAAATAACAATCTCCATCACCATCTTCAAATAGGATTAAATCATAAACATGTAACGAATATTGcttctttgtgttgtttatttttactccttttcatttgtctttcagTTCTATTTTTTGCTTGTATTTCTTGTTATTTGTTAGCCTTCATACAATACTTTGTCCAGCGCTTCCTCTGTACATGTTTTGTCGACTGTTCTTtaataattttttctttttaaaaaaaaaaaaaacaggggctAATAGCATTTCAGGGTGATAGTTGATCAACCAATGATTCAGAAAAGGTCTGTTCACAGTTCGGGATTTAATTTGACCATGAAAGCTGCTTTGACGGGTGTTTAGCCTCCGACTTTGAAACTGCAGCTCATCAtggactgtcctgctgtgtCTCTAACATCCGTGGCAAAAAGAGACCTCTAG of the Salarias fasciatus chromosome 18, fSalaFa1.1, whole genome shotgun sequence genome contains:
- the insl3 gene encoding insulin-like 3 (Leydig cell); the encoded protein is MPPAKTLLCLMAAALAAASVVHAQDRIKMCGRELIRLAVSSCGNSRLRRSVPDSWAVTELDQHRFALHWDRGSAAEEHQASEAPQFNGGKDVRSPAPHWYPVSFRVRRAVGKISDICCEKGCSLKELIQFC